A single genomic interval of uncultured Sphaerochaeta sp. harbors:
- a CDS encoding LysR family transcriptional regulator has protein sequence MELKAKLYLVDEEGNKFMGIGVLWLLEQVEQQNSLRKAASALGISYSKAFAMVQNLEKGLGVPVLNRRKGGANREGATLTEFAVQFLALYREFNKRAKGSLSSPFSRFKEELGSLLEEYDEHGGEV, from the coding sequence ATGGAACTAAAAGCGAAGCTCTACCTCGTCGATGAGGAAGGCAACAAATTCATGGGAATCGGGGTGCTGTGGTTGCTCGAGCAAGTTGAGCAGCAGAACTCGTTGAGGAAGGCTGCCTCTGCTTTGGGCATTTCCTACTCCAAGGCCTTTGCCATGGTCCAAAACCTGGAAAAGGGTCTTGGCGTTCCCGTCCTCAATCGACGAAAAGGTGGAGCCAACCGTGAAGGTGCGACACTGACGGAGTTTGCTGTACAGTTTCTTGCACTATATCGAGAATTCAACAAGCGGGCCAAAGGGAGTCTTTCCTCTCCTTTTTCCAGGTTCAAGGAAGAATTGGGTTCGTTGCTTGAAGAGTATGATGAACATGGAGGCGAGGTCTAA
- a CDS encoding aminotransferase class I/II-fold pyridoxal phosphate-dependent enzyme — translation MHVLAKELNETLQGTIVDAMLSDVGRRMFFPKGIVAQSAEAGKKATRFNATIGMATSGGQPMYLTDIYHQFTDNAFKPSELFSYAPGGGDPALRALWKEQMLVKNPTLQGKTFSLPAVTAGLTHGLQMMAQLFVQDGDTLVIPNLAWDNYELIFAHQTGASIKTFDLYTAEGGFNVDGMREVLAGIPDKKARILLNFPNNPTGYTPTKHEMQAIADTLVSLAEEGMQLMVLSDDAYFGLFFEDDSATESLFSLLCDAHPNILAVKCDAATKEDMVWGFRIGFITYGSKDLSEEHYDALNKKTLGIIRSTVSNCDRPGQSLLLKAMRSGAQYESDKLAAKVEMERRYRTLKEALKKHEGNDLLKPHPFNSGYFMAFDCKGSAEQLRRHLLDKYQVGCINIADVTLRLAYCSVECDRIAELVDIVYQAAGEAWN, via the coding sequence ATGCATGTACTAGCAAAAGAACTGAATGAGACGTTGCAGGGAACTATCGTGGACGCAATGCTCTCCGACGTAGGACGAAGGATGTTTTTCCCCAAGGGGATCGTCGCCCAAAGCGCCGAAGCCGGCAAAAAAGCCACTCGGTTCAATGCCACCATCGGGATGGCTACATCCGGTGGGCAACCGATGTATTTGACGGACATTTATCATCAGTTTACTGATAACGCCTTCAAGCCCTCCGAATTGTTTTCCTATGCACCAGGTGGCGGGGATCCCGCTCTCAGGGCTTTATGGAAAGAACAGATGTTGGTCAAGAATCCAACCCTGCAAGGAAAGACCTTCAGCCTTCCGGCTGTAACCGCTGGACTGACACATGGGCTGCAGATGATGGCTCAGCTTTTTGTCCAGGATGGAGACACCTTGGTGATTCCCAACCTTGCCTGGGATAACTATGAGCTGATCTTTGCCCATCAAACAGGAGCTTCCATCAAGACCTTCGACCTCTATACTGCTGAAGGTGGCTTCAATGTGGATGGTATGCGGGAAGTATTGGCCGGAATACCCGATAAGAAGGCACGAATTCTACTCAACTTCCCCAACAACCCGACCGGATATACCCCAACCAAGCATGAGATGCAGGCTATCGCAGACACCCTTGTTTCGCTTGCTGAAGAGGGCATGCAGCTGATGGTACTCAGTGATGATGCCTACTTTGGCCTCTTCTTTGAGGATGACTCGGCCACTGAGAGCTTGTTCTCTCTGCTTTGTGATGCCCATCCAAATATTCTTGCTGTCAAGTGTGATGCTGCCACCAAGGAAGATATGGTCTGGGGTTTTCGCATTGGATTCATTACCTATGGAAGCAAGGACCTAAGTGAAGAACACTATGATGCCTTGAACAAGAAGACGTTGGGTATCATTAGAAGTACCGTTTCCAACTGTGACCGCCCAGGTCAGAGTTTACTGCTCAAGGCGATGCGTTCTGGAGCGCAGTATGAATCTGATAAGTTGGCAGCCAAGGTGGAGATGGAGAGACGCTACCGTACGCTCAAGGAAGCCTTGAAGAAGCATGAAGGTAACGATTTACTCAAACCTCATCCGTTCAACAGTGGGTACTTCATGGCATTTGATTGCAAGGGAAGTGCAGAGCAACTACGTAGGCATTTACTTGATAAATATCAGGTTGGATGCATCAATATTGCCGATGTTACCCTAAGACTCGCCTATTGTTCAGTAGAATGTGATAGAATAGCTGAACTGGTGGATATCGTGTACCAAGCGGCAGGAGAGGCATGGAACTAA